From a single Pseudoalteromonas nigrifaciens genomic region:
- a CDS encoding catalase, translating into MSDKRCPFDHTPLTTNSGAPVVDNQNSMTAGKRGPLLAQDVWLNEKLANFVREVIPERRMHAKGSGAFGTFTVTNDISKYSCAKIFSEVGKKTEMFARFSTVAGERGAADAERDIRGFALKFYTEEGNWDMVGNNTPVFFLRDPLKFPDLNKAVKRDPRTNMRSATNNWDFWTLLPEALHQVTVVMSDRGIPASYRHMHGFGSHTYSLWNEAGERFWVKFHFRTQQGIKNLTDAEAAEIVAMDRESNQKDLFESIERGDFPKWKMYVQIMPEAEADNVPYHPFDLTKVWPKGDYPLIEVGEYELNKNADNYFADVEQAAFAPSNLVPGIGVSPDKMLQARLINYADAQRYRVGVNHNQVPVNQPRCPVNSNARDGQGRVDGNYGARPHYEPNSFGQWQEQSQYVEPPLKINGDAKHYDFREDDSDYFSQPRALFNIMNDEQKQALFSNTAAQIGDTYDFIKYRHIRNCNRCDPAYGEGVAKALGMTVADAIKARETDPAKHLPGCL; encoded by the coding sequence ATGAGTGATAAAAGATGTCCTTTTGACCATACCCCTCTCACCACTAACAGCGGTGCGCCTGTTGTTGATAACCAAAATAGTATGACCGCTGGTAAGCGTGGGCCATTACTTGCTCAAGACGTTTGGCTAAATGAAAAGCTGGCAAATTTTGTGCGCGAAGTTATTCCAGAACGCCGTATGCATGCAAAGGGGTCTGGCGCGTTTGGCACATTTACTGTTACTAACGACATTAGTAAGTATTCTTGTGCAAAAATATTCAGCGAAGTTGGTAAAAAAACCGAAATGTTTGCTCGATTTAGTACGGTTGCTGGTGAACGTGGCGCTGCTGATGCTGAGCGTGATATTCGTGGGTTTGCATTAAAGTTTTATACCGAAGAAGGCAATTGGGATATGGTTGGTAATAATACCCCTGTATTCTTTTTACGTGATCCTCTTAAATTCCCAGATTTGAATAAAGCGGTAAAGCGCGATCCTCGTACTAATATGCGCTCTGCAACTAACAATTGGGACTTTTGGACTTTATTACCTGAAGCGCTCCATCAAGTAACGGTTGTAATGAGTGATCGTGGTATACCTGCCTCGTATAGACATATGCATGGTTTTGGCTCACACACCTATAGTTTGTGGAATGAAGCCGGGGAGCGCTTTTGGGTGAAATTTCATTTTCGTACACAACAAGGTATTAAAAACTTAACCGATGCAGAAGCTGCTGAAATAGTTGCTATGGATCGTGAAAGTAATCAAAAAGATTTATTTGAATCGATTGAGCGCGGCGACTTCCCTAAATGGAAAATGTATGTGCAAATTATGCCTGAAGCCGAAGCTGATAACGTGCCGTATCACCCTTTTGATTTAACTAAAGTATGGCCTAAAGGTGATTACCCACTGATTGAAGTAGGTGAGTATGAGTTAAATAAAAACGCTGATAACTACTTTGCTGACGTAGAGCAAGCTGCTTTTGCACCGAGTAATTTAGTACCTGGAATTGGTGTATCACCCGATAAAATGCTACAAGCCCGTTTAATTAACTACGCTGATGCACAGCGCTACCGTGTAGGCGTGAATCATAATCAAGTGCCGGTAAATCAACCTCGCTGCCCTGTTAATAGCAATGCGCGCGATGGACAAGGCCGTGTTGATGGTAACTATGGCGCAAGGCCACACTACGAACCGAATAGCTTTGGCCAGTGGCAAGAGCAGTCACAATATGTTGAACCGCCACTTAAAATTAATGGCGATGCTAAACATTACGACTTCCGTGAAGACGATAGCGACTACTTTAGTCAGCCACGCGCTCTTTTTAACATAATGAATGATGAGCAAAAACAAGCGCTATTTAGTAATACGGCGGCACAAATAGGTGATACCTATGACTTTATTAAATATCGTCATATTCGTAACTGTAATCGGTGCGATCCTGCCTATGGTGAAGGTGTTGCTAAAGCCCTTGGGATGACTGTTGCTGATGCAATAAAAGCACGTGAAACAGACCCTGCAAAACACTTACCTGGCTGCTTATAA
- a CDS encoding FadR/GntR family transcriptional regulator: MKRRRRFWTIVEKLEAAIAQGIYPVGTRLPAERELAEIHQVSRPTIREAIIALEVRERVEVKTGSGVFVTDTKKSESFAKPISAFELTQARALVEAEAAALSAATIQSEELALLKQTLDDMRIAETANSADQRFHEIIAQSTRNNAIVLTINNLWKLRLTEPEIISAHEDVCSQSNEQRIQEHTAIYEAIASHDSSAARKAMHNHFNRLINALFAASEAKALEEIKRKTDETRGLYSITHLTH; the protein is encoded by the coding sequence ATGAAAAGGCGCAGACGTTTTTGGACAATTGTTGAAAAATTAGAAGCCGCGATAGCTCAAGGTATTTATCCTGTAGGTACACGGTTACCAGCAGAGCGTGAGTTAGCCGAAATTCACCAAGTAAGCCGCCCGACTATACGCGAGGCAATTATTGCACTTGAAGTTAGAGAGCGCGTTGAAGTAAAAACGGGATCTGGTGTTTTTGTTACTGACACTAAAAAGTCAGAAAGCTTCGCTAAACCAATTAGTGCATTTGAGCTAACTCAAGCCCGTGCTTTGGTTGAAGCCGAGGCTGCAGCACTGTCTGCTGCAACGATACAAAGTGAAGAGTTGGCGTTGTTAAAACAAACACTTGATGACATGCGCATTGCTGAAACCGCGAATTCAGCCGATCAACGTTTTCATGAAATTATTGCGCAATCAACCCGTAATAACGCTATTGTTTTAACAATTAATAATCTTTGGAAGTTGAGATTAACCGAACCTGAAATTATCTCGGCTCATGAAGATGTTTGTTCGCAAAGTAACGAGCAACGAATACAAGAACACACTGCTATATACGAAGCAATTGCATCGCATGACTCATCAGCAGCAAGAAAAGCAATGCATAACCACTTTAACCGATTAATTAATGCATTATTTGCAGCCAGTGAAGCTAAAGCGCTTGAAGAGATAAAACGTAAAACAGATGAAACGCGTGGATTGTATTCTATTACCCATTTAACCCACTAA
- a CDS encoding nitroreductase family protein: MSELKMSNLKDLQQLAQKRRSIYALSDQLPVSNEEVVKLVEHAVLHTPSAFNSQSARIVVLFGDEHHKLWDITEETLRVIVGDDEKFQGTKNKIAGFRAGAGTVLFFEDKAVVRNMQEAAPLYADKFPIWAQQSSAMHQYAIWTALASLDIGANLQHYNPVIDQKVADEWNIAADWELNAQMVFGAIDQPAGDKEFKPVEERMKVFG, from the coding sequence ATGTCTGAATTGAAAATGTCAAACTTAAAAGATCTACAACAATTAGCACAGAAGCGTCGCTCTATCTATGCTCTAAGCGATCAGTTGCCAGTTTCTAACGAAGAAGTAGTTAAGCTTGTTGAGCACGCGGTTTTGCATACGCCATCAGCTTTTAACTCACAATCGGCACGTATCGTCGTTTTGTTTGGTGATGAGCATCACAAACTGTGGGACATTACTGAAGAAACGCTTAGAGTTATCGTTGGTGACGACGAAAAATTTCAAGGTACTAAAAATAAAATTGCAGGCTTTAGAGCCGGTGCAGGTACGGTATTGTTCTTCGAGGACAAAGCCGTAGTAAGAAACATGCAAGAAGCTGCACCTTTGTATGCTGACAAATTTCCAATTTGGGCACAACAAAGCAGCGCTATGCATCAGTATGCGATTTGGACAGCATTGGCTAGCTTAGATATTGGTGCCAACCTGCAACATTATAATCCAGTTATCGATCAAAAAGTTGCAGATGAGTGGAACATAGCTGCAGACTGGGAATTAAATGCACAAATGGTATTTGGCGCTATCGATCAGCCAGCAGGCGACAAGGAGTTTAAACCGGTTGAAGAACGTATGAAAGTATTTGGTTAA